From Daphnia magna isolate NIES linkage group LG2, ASM2063170v1.1, whole genome shotgun sequence:
cagcacagaggtatagtacacgattccaaaagattttgtaataaaactaactacaacttaattaaatatattatttttcatttccctcctatagggcccgagaggacaaataccgcaggtcggaattcagccttggcaactcagcatccgatcttggtctattggGCTGAAACAATAGGAAAAAGAACAGAAATTCAGTCTTACCTGTTTCTAGTATTAAATTCGATCAAGAACGCCGAGAAGGAGATTCAAGAAAAATTGGAAGAATGGCTCTTTCGCTCTATTCGAGCAATCAAAGTGGACTGGTCCTGTTAGTCGATGATCGGTTATCAGCCTATACAGGCATGGAGAAAGAATTTCTCCGCATTTGTCGTAGAGGAGCCGATTcgccatttttcaggtagttcggtgcggtttaacgggTCTAAGGTAACCCCCCATCTCCCAGTAAAacgtgaaatttaaataattttttgcggagAAACGATaagaccaaaataaaaaaatttatagaaatggatagctattgataagggctatctacTTCAgtataatttttgaaaaaatattcatacccaaaaaagtttcaaaaacaatgaaaattgttacttaagtctataggatcgagtatatctctagagcgcaaaaactaaaaaaaacttcttgtccaaaatttttttgtttataaaaatcatcttaattattttacagaaatggatagcccttatGAAGAGCTAtctatttctgtaaaatttattatttttggtcttatagttttcccgcaaaaaattatttaaatattacgTGTTATTGGGGGGGGGATTACCGGATACCCACTAAACCGCACCGATCTAccggaaaaatggcaaatcgggttactcttccaataagtactTTTTAAGCCACATTTTTGCAGAAATGTacagatcttatcaagatatatTCATTcctataaatttttttatttttgaactTATTGTTTCCCCGATGATGAGaagatcgggttttggaaccgccaaCCCAAGTTGTTATTGCCAACCAGATGTTTCATCTATATTATTGTAACTCTGTTTCTGATCGCTAGATGGCGGTACCGTTTTCACTCGTGTAATCCTGTTGTTAAATCGCATTACACGAAATCTTTAGTCTTACTGTTTTTGGTCAGCATCTCGTTCGTGGACGTGATAGAAAGAATTTGGTTTAATATGGCTGCTATCATGCTGCGCAACATCTCTTTGGTAAATTTGATtcactttttatttaaaataaaaaaaaatttaatttaagaCATGAAATCACATTACATAATCAGTTGTGTTGAGATAATGGGCTGTTGGCAGTAATGTTTTTCTAATATTTCGGTTTGGATGTTTAACCAAACAGTTTTGTCATTCTGATATATTTAGATCCCAAAGTCTTTTCAACATGTCAGTTTACGAGGAAACCATTGTGCTGTCCCCACAACAAAACTCTTCATTAATAACAAAATGGTGGAATCAAAGACCAATGACTGGATTGATCTTTGTAATCCAGCCACCAATGAAGTACTATTTTGAGCTGTTTAGATTCTTCTTCCCTCATAATAATaacttgaatgaaaattaagGTAATTACTAAAGTTCCCAAGGCAACTCAGGAAGAGATGGAAAATGCCGTTGAAGCAGCTAAAGCGGCCTACAAAACATGGTCAAAAACTTCCATTCTTACAAGACAGCAAGTCATGTTGAGATACCAACACATCATTAGAAACAATATGGTATGCATAAAGTTATCTATTGAATAATATTGAAATACATTGGGTAATCTGGATTTCCATTTATGTCTGTTGCAGAAAGAATTGGCCAAAAGCATCACTACAGAACAAGGCAAAACAATGGTGGATGCAGAAGGTGATGTACTTAGAGGACTTCAGGTTGTTGAGCATTGCTGCAGTGTGACAAGTCTTCAGCTGGGAGAGACAATGCCAAACATTGCCAAAGACATGGACACGTTATCTTTCCGGACTCCTTTGGGTGTTTGTGCAGGAATCACGCCATTCAATTTCCCTGCAATGATTCCACTTTGGGTACGAAATTGCAGAAATTGAGAAACGAATATCTACTTTAAATTGCAAGTTGGATAGATGTTCCCGGTTGCCCTCGTCTGTGGCAACACTTATGTCGTCAAACCGTCCGAAAGAGATCCTGGCGCTTGCATGATGCTTGTTGATATGCTGAGAGAAGCCGGTGCACCCGACGGTGTAGTCAACGTTATCCACGGAGCCCACGATGCTGTCAACTTTATTTGCGACCATCCAGACATTAAAGCCATTTCCTTTGTGGGATCCGACCAAGCCGTATGTCGACCAATTTCATTTTcgctaaagaaaaaagttaaagaaatCATAATCGTCGGTTGTACAGGGTCAATACATTTACGAACGAGGATCACGACATGGCAAACGTGTTCAAGCCAATATGGGGGCCAAAAATCACGGAGTCATCATGCCTGATGCGAATAAAGAGAACACACTCAACCAGTTGGTAAATTGATTATGCAATTGCTCTATATTTGATCACGTATTTATCCTTCTGTTGATTAGGTCGGTGCCGCCTTTGGCGCTGCTGGCCAACGCTGTATGGCTCTAAGTACGGCTCTGTTTGTTGGCGATGCTGCCAATTGGATTCCTGATCTTGTCGAACGAGCCAAGAGACTGAAAGTCAATGCAGGTATGCCTTGGAATGTGTCTGGGATGAAATTAAATCCACTGGAAGGGCTTCTATGCCTCCCGCCTTGATGAATATTTCATTGTTAGAATTGTTTGTAAAACGCATTTCAAATTATTTAATCTCCTTTTGTTTCCTTTAACCAAGGTCACATTGCGGATGCCGATCTTGGACCAGTCATTTCTCCTGAGGCCAAGAATCGTATTCACAGATTGATTCAATCCGGCATCGACGAGGGAGCCCATTGTATCTTGGACGGTCGCAATATTGTTGTTCCGGGATTCGAGAAAGGCAACTTTGTTGGGCCAACCATTTTGACTGACGTCACGGTATAATCAAACtgttacattttgtttttgttaaaaaaaaaatatataataatttATGGATTTTTCAGCCTTCTATGGAGTGTTACCGTGAAGAAATTTTCGGTCCCGTATTGGTGATTCTCAAGGTAAACACTTTGGATGATGCCATCAACACAATCAACTCAAACATGTACGGCAATGGTACGGCCATATTCACTACTAACGGAGCCACGGCAAGGAAGTTTACTCAAGATATTGACGTCGGTCAGGTACCGAAAACAGTCAGTTTCATCTAACAAgaaagatttttaaaacttgtttttatcgAAACAGGTTGGAGTAAACGTTCCCATTCCCGTTCCCTTGCCCATGTTTTCGTTCACTGGTTCACGTGGATCTTTCCGCGGTGATACCAACTTTTACGGCAAACAAGTAAGATGGATTTTTTGCTATTCTAGTAATAAGCAGTTGCtttaacatttaaaacaaattctaTTCATCATAGGGAATCAATTTCTACACTCAGCTGAAAACGGTAACCCAAATGTGGCGTGAACAGGATGTTACCCACACGCAGGCTGCAGTCACAATGCCAACAATGCAGTAAAATCCTACTTGTAGATGCTCTCAGGTCGGGATGGCAAAAATGGTTATAAAAGTGAGAAATAACGAGTTTCATAATCtcggttgttgttttttgagCTTCATTGGTTTGTCCAAATCTTCAGGTGAAATTATGGGCTCTTAAAAAACCTTTTGTTTTGCCATATGGATTTGTTAATTGTATTCCAATGGGGGTTTTTAATATCGTTGAAATAATAAAGTTGCAGTAAATTTGTTTCTCcattaaaaaagaacattttcgGCGATGTTGGTTTATGACTCTCGTTGATAGCAACGACAGATACGACCGAGGAACTCTTAAAATGCCCCGAGAAAACATTATTACGATTTGGCTTGCGGGTGATAATGCTATTACAGATGTAGGTATTATGGGACTGTTGTAATATTCAA
This genomic window contains:
- the LOC116915391 gene encoding probable methylmalonate-semialdehyde dehydrogenase [acylating], mitochondrial yields the protein MAAIMLRNISLIPKSFQHVSLRGNHCAVPTTKLFINNKMVESKTNDWIDLCNPATNEVITKVPKATQEEMENAVEAAKAAYKTWSKTSILTRQQVMLRYQHIIRNNMKELAKSITTEQGKTMVDAEGDVLRGLQVVEHCCSVTSLQLGETMPNIAKDMDTLSFRTPLGVCAGITPFNFPAMIPLWMFPVALVCGNTYVVKPSERDPGACMMLVDMLREAGAPDGVVNVIHGAHDAVNFICDHPDIKAISFVGSDQAGQYIYERGSRHGKRVQANMGAKNHGVIMPDANKENTLNQLVGAAFGAAGQRCMALSTALFVGDAANWIPDLVERAKRLKVNAGHIADADLGPVISPEAKNRIHRLIQSGIDEGAHCILDGRNIVVPGFEKGNFVGPTILTDVTPSMECYREEIFGPVLVILKVNTLDDAINTINSNMYGNGTAIFTTNGATARKFTQDIDVGQVGVNVPIPVPLPMFSFTGSRGSFRGDTNFYGKQGINFYTQLKTVTQMWREQDVTHTQAAVTMPTMQ